A region from the Nocardia terpenica genome encodes:
- the dprA gene encoding DNA-processing protein DprA yields the protein MVDGTPDVVLLDADERRLAWVYLSRVVEGPCAALSALIEQVGVVEAARAVRECALPESLRGPTELRRGIDRAEKDLETVDRLGGRVITPDDPEWPAWRLLGLGQLDPSRDAAAAVPLVLWVRGPLSVLHATEQALAVVGARCSTGYGEQVTGEIAADLAARGWTIVSGAAFGIDGTAHRAALAVGGPTIAVLGCGIDRAYPAQHDRLLTEIAENGAVVSEYPPGATAHKHHFLARNRLIASLADGVLVVEAGLRSGARNTVKWARRLGRPTLAIPGPVTSAASVGCHRMIRDGEALLVTRAEEILDEAGPLHLCFPGNQPTEDNLTGDEALVYAALPTAGSRLPRELATHSGLSLTAVRAALPALELAGLIGSDSSGWFRVARNAR from the coding sequence ATGGTCGATGGCACACCGGATGTGGTGCTGCTCGATGCGGATGAGCGGCGGCTGGCGTGGGTGTATCTGTCGCGGGTTGTCGAGGGGCCCTGTGCGGCATTGTCGGCGCTGATCGAGCAGGTCGGTGTGGTCGAGGCGGCGCGGGCGGTGCGCGAGTGTGCGTTGCCGGAGTCGCTGCGCGGGCCGACCGAGCTGCGGCGCGGGATCGACCGTGCGGAAAAGGATCTGGAGACGGTCGACCGGCTCGGCGGGCGGGTGATTACCCCGGACGATCCGGAATGGCCCGCCTGGCGGCTGCTCGGGCTGGGCCAGCTCGATCCGTCGCGCGACGCCGCGGCGGCGGTGCCGCTGGTGCTGTGGGTGCGCGGCCCGCTGTCGGTGCTGCACGCGACCGAGCAGGCGCTGGCGGTGGTCGGTGCGCGCTGCAGCACGGGTTACGGCGAGCAGGTCACCGGCGAGATCGCCGCCGATCTCGCCGCGCGCGGCTGGACCATAGTGTCGGGCGCGGCCTTCGGTATCGACGGCACGGCCCACCGCGCGGCACTGGCGGTCGGCGGGCCCACCATCGCCGTGCTGGGCTGCGGCATCGACCGCGCGTATCCGGCCCAGCACGACCGCCTGCTCACCGAGATCGCCGAAAACGGCGCGGTGGTCAGCGAATACCCGCCGGGCGCCACCGCCCACAAACACCATTTCCTGGCCCGCAATCGGCTAATCGCATCCCTGGCCGACGGTGTTCTGGTGGTCGAGGCGGGACTGCGCAGCGGCGCCCGCAATACGGTGAAATGGGCTCGCCGCCTGGGCCGCCCGACCCTCGCCATCCCCGGCCCGGTCACCTCCGCCGCCTCGGTCGGCTGCCACCGCATGATCCGCGACGGCGAGGCACTCCTGGTCACCCGGGCCGAGGAAATCCTCGACGAGGCGGGCCCGCTCCACCTCTGCTTCCCCGGCAACCAACCCACCGAAGACAACCTCACCGGGGACGAGGCCCTCGTCTACGCGGCCCTCCCCACCGCGGGCTCCCGGCTCCCGCGCGAATTGGCCACGCACTCCGGCCTTTCCCTCACCGCGGTCCGTGCCGCCCTCCCCGCCCTGGAATTGGCCGGTCTGATCGGCTCCGACAGTTCCGGCTGGTTCAGGGTGGCGCGAAATGCCCGGTAG
- a CDS encoding tyrosine recombinase XerC gives MDELPEDLVALLEEYGRHLRLGQNRSAHTVRAYVGDARSLLLHLCARAADSGVGEIDLSLLRSWLAEQSATGAARTTMARRASSARRFTAWLTRTGRLAVDPGPRLGSARAHRVLPAVLGREQARAAMAAAESGAAQHDPMALRDRLIVELLYATGIRVSELCGLDIEDVDRERRQVRVLGKGNKERAVPFGAPADAALQAWLRYGRPALAVADSGRALLLGRRGRRLDQRQARTVVHEVVSAIPGAPDMGPHGLRHTAATHLLEGGADLRVVQELLGHASMATTQLYTHVSIDRLKKVHDQAHPRA, from the coding sequence ATGGATGAACTGCCCGAGGATTTGGTGGCGCTGCTCGAGGAATACGGGCGGCACTTGCGGTTGGGGCAGAACCGGTCGGCGCACACGGTGCGGGCGTATGTGGGGGATGCGCGGTCGCTGCTGCTGCATCTGTGTGCGCGGGCCGCGGATTCGGGGGTGGGGGAGATCGACCTCTCGCTGCTGCGGTCGTGGCTGGCGGAGCAGTCGGCGACCGGCGCGGCGCGGACCACGATGGCGCGGCGGGCCTCCTCGGCACGCAGGTTCACCGCGTGGCTCACCCGCACCGGACGGCTCGCGGTCGATCCGGGGCCGCGGCTCGGGTCGGCGCGGGCGCATCGGGTACTGCCCGCGGTGCTCGGGCGCGAACAGGCCCGCGCGGCCATGGCGGCGGCGGAATCGGGTGCGGCCCAACACGACCCGATGGCGCTGCGGGACCGCCTCATCGTGGAACTGCTGTACGCCACCGGCATTCGGGTCAGCGAGCTGTGCGGGCTCGACATCGAGGACGTCGACCGCGAGCGCCGCCAGGTCCGGGTCCTCGGCAAGGGCAACAAGGAGCGCGCGGTTCCGTTCGGTGCCCCCGCCGACGCGGCCTTGCAGGCGTGGCTGCGCTACGGCCGCCCGGCCCTGGCCGTCGCCGACTCCGGCCGCGCCCTGCTCCTGGGCCGCCGCGGCCGCCGCCTCGACCAGCGCCAGGCCAGAACCGTTGTGCACGAGGTGGTCTCGGCCATCCCCGGCGCCCCCGACATGGGCCCGCACGGCCTCCGCCACACCGCCGCCACCCACCTGCTGGAGGGCGGCGCCGACCTCCGCGTGGTCCAGGAACTCCTCGGCCACGCCAGCATGGCCACCACCCAGCTCTACACCCACGTCTCCATCGACCGCCTCAAAAAGGTCCACGACCAGGCCCACCCCCGCGCCTGA
- a CDS encoding DUF1990 family protein: MATPPDVPPFTYSETGATNGEFPPGYHHFRLRRRIGTGRDLFESTAEQILSYRMQRGTGILAEASTPTARPGTLVTVRLPLGPFTITAPCRVVYTLDDPHRRGFAYGTLPGHPESGEELFATEYDPTTTAVYALTAAFSRPATWYTRLGGPITRLAQRYIAGKYIEAVRPPQ; encoded by the coding sequence ATGGCGACCCCGCCCGACGTTCCCCCCTTCACCTACTCCGAAACCGGCGCCACCAACGGCGAATTCCCGCCCGGCTACCACCATTTCCGGCTACGCCGCCGGATCGGTACGGGCCGCGACCTGTTCGAGTCGACGGCCGAGCAGATCCTGTCCTACCGCATGCAACGCGGCACCGGCATCCTCGCCGAGGCCAGCACCCCCACGGCCCGCCCCGGCACCCTGGTGACGGTCCGCCTCCCCCTGGGCCCCTTCACCATCACCGCCCCCTGCCGCGTCGTGTACACCCTCGACGACCCGCACCGCCGCGGCTTCGCCTACGGCACCCTCCCCGGCCACCCGGAATCGGGCGAAGAACTCTTCGCCACCGAATACGACCCCACCACCACAGCGGTCTACGCCCTGACAGCCGCCTTCTCCCGCCCCGCCACCTGGTACACCCGCCTGGGCGGCCCGATAACCCGTCTCGCCCAGCGGTACATCGCGGGCAAGTACATCGAGGCCGTCCGACCGCCGCAATGA
- a CDS encoding VOC family protein, with protein MNDYYNAFEVSPVPDPGPDAVAPEPFRGIYAMPAFVTIPTGDVAASVDFWVRGLGFIELFSVPGAIVHLRRWAFQDVLLVPTASVPEQTPALTVSFSCVLSQIDSLVETCRALRPNSVDGPRDTPWNTRDVEVITPENARIVFTAAKPLDPASQEARSFEAMGITPPDIGRGGNR; from the coding sequence ATGAATGATTATTACAACGCTTTCGAGGTGAGCCCGGTACCTGATCCCGGCCCGGATGCGGTTGCGCCGGAGCCGTTTCGGGGCATTTATGCGATGCCCGCGTTCGTGACGATCCCGACCGGCGATGTGGCCGCGTCGGTGGACTTCTGGGTTCGTGGGCTGGGGTTTATCGAGCTGTTCAGCGTCCCCGGCGCGATTGTGCATCTGCGCCGGTGGGCATTCCAGGACGTGCTCCTGGTGCCGACGGCGAGTGTTCCGGAGCAGACACCGGCACTGACCGTCAGTTTCTCGTGCGTGCTCAGCCAGATCGATTCCCTCGTCGAGACCTGTCGTGCACTGCGCCCGAACTCGGTCGACGGCCCACGGGATACCCCTTGGAACACCCGCGATGTGGAGGTGATCACCCCCGAGAACGCACGGATCGTGTTCACCGCGGCAAAGCCCCTCGATCCGGCCAGCCAGGAGGCCCGGAGCTTCGAAGCCATGGGGATCACCCCACCGGACATCGGTCGCGGCGGCAATCGATAG